One window from the genome of Jeotgalibaca sp. MA1X17-3 encodes:
- a CDS encoding thioredoxin fold domain-containing protein produces the protein MGYSRKEYEEITKNFTELTIDAVEERLKKGEPTILFVGKPTCPFCQMFVPKLNHVAQQNNLDIYYLNSIDTETTPAIKALRNRMGISTVPQVVTIDGEDTYTNLNIESSTSEEKLTELLSK, from the coding sequence ATGGGCTATAGCCGAAAAGAATATGAAGAAATTACAAAAAACTTTACAGAGTTAACAATAGATGCAGTAGAAGAACGACTTAAAAAAGGAGAACCGACGATTCTGTTTGTTGGGAAACCTACTTGCCCGTTTTGCCAAATGTTTGTGCCGAAATTAAATCATGTTGCACAACAAAATAATTTGGATATTTATTACTTAAATAGCATTGATACAGAAACAACTCCTGCTATCAAAGCCTTGAGAAATCGTATGGGAATCTCAACTGTTCCACAAGTGGTAACCATTGATGGAGAAGATACGTATACAAATTTAAATATTGAAAGTAGTACTTCAGAAGAGAAATTAACTGAATTATTATCTAAATAA
- a CDS encoding type B 50S ribosomal protein L31, which translates to MKQEIHPKYQPVVFMDTSTGFKFLSGSTKGSSETVEWEDGNTYPMIRVEVTSDSHPFYTGRQKFSQAEGRVGRFNKKYGFSTEDEE; encoded by the coding sequence ATGAAACAAGAAATTCATCCAAAATACCAACCAGTCGTATTCATGGACACTTCAACAGGATTCAAGTTTTTATCTGGTTCTACAAAAGGATCAAGTGAAACAGTTGAGTGGGAAGATGGCAACACATACCCAATGATCCGTGTGGAAGTTACTTCTGATTCTCACCCATTCTATACTGGCCGTCAAAAATTCAGCCAAGCAGAAGGACGAGTTGGACGTTTCAACAAAAAATACGGTTTTTCTACAGAAGACGAAGAGTAA
- a CDS encoding lipoate--protein ligase family protein, with protein sequence MTNYLENKTYLVYDRSKIKPQSDPLSHFALDDALIRQANTEGTQLLLHFWPTEEMVILGMMDSKLPYLGKGIQYLQNQQYKVVMRNSGGLAVMANQGILNFSLILPEVSEEKLTIHEGYEIMLDLIQGTFASFNKEVKAFEISDSYCPGEFDLSIDGKKFAGIAQRRFKKGISIMIYLSVEGNQSLRGETIRSFYEHSLQGEKTRWHFPEVNPSSMANLSDLLETPLTVQDVQNRITDTLKNNNNQLVEGAYSPELLAEYQVAYDKMKKRNQQIFENIQEV encoded by the coding sequence ATGACAAATTATTTAGAAAATAAAACATATCTTGTATATGACCGTTCCAAAATAAAACCCCAGTCTGACCCCCTTTCACATTTTGCTTTGGATGATGCCCTCATTCGACAAGCAAACACAGAGGGAACACAGTTGTTACTTCATTTCTGGCCTACTGAAGAAATGGTTATTTTAGGAATGATGGATTCAAAACTACCTTATTTGGGAAAAGGAATTCAATATCTTCAGAACCAACAATATAAAGTAGTGATGAGAAATTCTGGTGGTTTGGCAGTTATGGCAAATCAAGGAATCCTAAACTTCTCGCTCATCCTACCTGAAGTTTCTGAAGAAAAATTAACCATTCATGAAGGGTACGAAATCATGTTAGACTTGATTCAAGGTACATTCGCTTCCTTCAATAAAGAAGTGAAAGCATTTGAAATTAGCGACTCTTATTGTCCAGGTGAATTTGATTTAAGTATAGATGGTAAAAAATTTGCTGGGATTGCGCAACGACGTTTCAAAAAAGGGATTTCCATTATGATTTACCTTAGTGTAGAAGGAAACCAATCATTGCGTGGAGAAACAATCCGATCTTTTTATGAACATAGCTTACAAGGAGAAAAAACTCGTTGGCATTTTCCAGAAGTCAACCCTTCCTCTATGGCTAATCTCAGTGACTTGTTGGAAACTCCTCTTACCGTCCAGGATGTTCAAAACCGGATCACAGATACTTTGAAGAACAACAACAATCAGTTAGTAGAAGGAGCTTATTCTCCAGAGCTACTGGCTGAATACCAAGTTGCTTATGATAAAATGAAGAAACGAAACCAACAAATTTTTGAAAATATACAGGAGGTGTAA
- a CDS encoding DUF1934 domain-containing protein, with protein sequence MPIEKGTQIEYQMETIIKQEGEQEVFFYKGLGKAVQMGEWLYIRYEEEGTENKVTIKLSDAGKVIIIRRENNNLSSRMSFETTSNGVALLSTPAGMLEMETISHRLLQDYQDKPFGGTIQLDYSLSMKEQLFGNYSISLHFTT encoded by the coding sequence TTGCCAATCGAGAAAGGTACACAAATCGAATATCAGATGGAAACCATAATCAAACAAGAGGGAGAACAAGAAGTTTTCTTTTACAAAGGATTAGGAAAAGCAGTACAGATGGGTGAATGGCTCTATATCCGGTATGAAGAAGAAGGAACCGAGAACAAGGTTACGATAAAACTCTCTGATGCAGGTAAAGTCATTATTATTCGTCGTGAAAATAATAACTTATCTTCCCGAATGTCTTTTGAAACAACTTCTAATGGAGTTGCTTTGTTATCTACTCCTGCGGGGATGTTAGAAATGGAAACGATTAGTCACCGTCTTTTGCAAGATTATCAAGATAAACCATTTGGAGGAACGATCCAATTAGATTATTCTCTTTCTATGAAAGAACAATTATTTGGAAATTACAGTATTTCATTGCATTTTACAACCTAA
- the rpoE gene encoding DNA-directed RNA polymerase subunit delta, producing MKLHDLEGIKKNELSMIEVAHAIFEETGEVLDFNDLIARVQKYLGMNEKELEQRMTHFYTNLNIDGSFISLGENRWGLRSWYPIDSIDEEILSTVDEDEVKIRRKKRKKLNAFATSEDDDVIDYNDDDPEDTYTSDEDEDEDDLEKEEKDDTEDVDGEIDDDIDDVPESIEEDLTIIDDDFEEEDEEEED from the coding sequence TTGAAGCTACATGATTTAGAAGGTATAAAGAAAAATGAATTGTCTATGATAGAAGTTGCGCATGCTATTTTTGAAGAAACCGGTGAAGTACTTGATTTTAACGATCTAATTGCACGTGTCCAAAAATACTTAGGTATGAATGAAAAAGAATTAGAGCAAAGAATGACTCACTTTTATACAAATTTAAATATTGATGGAAGCTTTATCTCATTAGGTGAAAACCGTTGGGGATTGCGTTCATGGTATCCAATCGATTCTATTGATGAAGAAATCTTGTCTACTGTTGATGAGGATGAAGTGAAAATTCGTCGTAAGAAGCGCAAAAAGTTAAATGCTTTTGCTACTTCTGAAGATGATGATGTGATCGACTACAATGATGACGATCCAGAAGACACGTATACCTCTGATGAAGATGAAGACGAAGATGATTTAGAAAAAGAAGAGAAGGATGACACTGAAGATGTTGACGGAGAAATTGATGATGATATCGATGATGTTCCAGAGAGCATTGAAGAAGACCTTACTATTATTGATGATGATTTTGAGGAAGAAGACGAAGAAGAGGAAGACTAA
- a CDS encoding PucR family transcriptional regulator, with protein sequence MLTVRKILELAPFNEMKIISGEEGLDNIISSVNIMDNPDALDWFSVGELLLTSGYFFKESVQLQNHVMRQLKTLNCPALCIKPHRYLGSIPENMLKLSNELALPIIELPYGLSFSKIMSRVMEELSGKYDLLNQQSLDIHSQFFNISLHGGGLQQISVTLAKLCESSVLLLDRNWSLLYWTDFPNQTCPLEKWISPVQNEIPFPDSFIQRFPPEFEKLQKPIVRLLETEKGEGSVHCTVLPVFFQSKHYGFIVLWEPLQQLDEHAYVALENGAMAFSLERIRNEEVERARNRIRRDFLDELLMGKITSKEMLSNLADLHRINLTLDYTAIVLPVSFIETNRDPDLVRQSEKENTRMKQILNLMDQVAEETKESEIIFSRKKQIILLLGCKIQNGGQQQAYLKEYTEKIIAKAEEAFPDIKLTAAIGKTVPHINQIHQSFYQAQETLRLMENNLTPNKSKIFHFEEFIVQHFLMNNIDRSEMQAYFQQTLGQLFRSDQENHSELLETLESLVANRFNVAETSRALFIHRNTLLYRMEKIESILQLDFKDAEELLKIQLGLKIYRLLDIGHSSNRYRY encoded by the coding sequence ATGTTGACTGTTAGAAAGATTTTAGAATTAGCTCCTTTCAATGAAATGAAAATCATTTCTGGAGAGGAGGGCTTAGACAACATTATTTCTAGCGTAAATATAATGGATAACCCCGATGCTTTAGATTGGTTTTCAGTCGGAGAGTTATTACTGACATCTGGTTATTTCTTTAAAGAAAGTGTCCAATTACAAAATCACGTGATGAGACAATTAAAAACGCTAAATTGTCCTGCCCTTTGTATAAAACCTCATCGTTACTTAGGCTCTATCCCAGAAAATATGCTCAAATTGTCTAACGAACTGGCTCTCCCTATTATTGAGTTACCTTATGGTCTTTCCTTTTCTAAAATTATGAGTCGCGTTATGGAAGAGTTATCAGGAAAATACGATTTATTGAATCAACAATCACTGGACATTCACTCTCAGTTTTTTAATATATCGTTACATGGGGGAGGGTTGCAACAAATTTCTGTCACTTTAGCTAAACTATGCGAGTCTTCAGTCTTACTCTTGGATCGAAATTGGTCTTTACTTTATTGGACTGATTTTCCTAATCAAACATGCCCTTTAGAGAAATGGATCTCTCCAGTTCAAAATGAAATCCCTTTTCCAGATAGCTTTATCCAACGTTTTCCACCAGAATTTGAAAAATTACAAAAACCTATTGTACGGTTGTTGGAAACAGAAAAAGGAGAAGGAAGTGTACACTGTACGGTGCTACCCGTATTCTTTCAATCTAAACATTACGGATTTATTGTATTATGGGAACCCCTACAACAACTTGATGAGCATGCTTATGTAGCTTTAGAGAATGGTGCAATGGCTTTTTCCTTAGAACGAATCCGGAATGAAGAAGTAGAACGTGCACGGAATCGGATTCGACGTGACTTTCTCGATGAGTTATTAATGGGGAAAATCACTTCCAAAGAAATGTTGAGTAACTTAGCAGACTTACATAGAATTAATCTCACTCTAGATTATACCGCTATCGTACTACCCGTTTCTTTTATCGAAACAAATAGGGACCCCGATTTAGTTCGCCAAAGTGAAAAAGAGAACACACGTATGAAACAGATATTGAACTTGATGGATCAAGTTGCAGAAGAAACAAAAGAATCTGAAATAATTTTCAGTCGAAAAAAACAAATTATTCTTCTTTTAGGATGCAAGATTCAAAATGGTGGTCAGCAACAAGCCTATTTAAAAGAGTACACGGAGAAAATTATAGCAAAAGCAGAAGAGGCTTTTCCAGATATAAAACTTACAGCTGCAATAGGAAAAACAGTGCCTCATATTAATCAAATCCACCAAAGTTTCTATCAAGCTCAAGAAACATTGCGTCTTATGGAGAATAATCTTACTCCAAATAAAAGCAAAATCTTTCATTTTGAAGAATTTATTGTACAACATTTCTTAATGAATAATATAGATCGAAGCGAGATGCAAGCCTATTTTCAACAAACGCTTGGTCAATTGTTTCGTTCCGATCAAGAAAATCATTCTGAATTGTTAGAAACCTTGGAAAGTTTGGTTGCAAATCGTTTTAATGTAGCAGAAACTTCTCGCGCTCTCTTCATCCACCGTAATACACTGCTCTATCGGATGGAAAAAATTGAAAGTATTCTACAATTAGACTTCAAGGATGCAGAAGAACTTTTAAAAATTCAACTAGGACTTAAAATTTATCGCTTATTAGATATCGGACATTCATCGAATAGGTATAGATACTAG
- a CDS encoding UDP-N-acetylglucosamine 1-carboxyvinyltransferase — translation MKKIVINGNKPLKGTVNISGAKNSTVALIPASILADSMVTLEGIPNIQDVHSLIDILRDFNVEVTFQEEEGVMTIDPTNMISIPMPTGKIKKLRASYYFMGAVLSKFGEGVIGMPGGCYLGPRPIDQHIKGFEALGAEVRNELGAIYLSAPAEGLTGNRIYLDVISIGATINTILAAVRAKGRTVIENVAKEPEIIDVCTLLNNMGAKIRGAGTDIIRVDGVDQLHGCRHTVIPDRIEAGTYLSIAAAAGEEVLVKNVIVEHIEGLIAKMEEMGVDMEIGEDSVLIKKSDNLKMVHIKALPYPGFATDLQQPLTPLLLKAHGDGTIIDTIYPKRVNHIPELRRMGANIKVESDTIFLSGPNELTGVEVTASDLRAGACLVIAGLMAKGTTTITGVENILRGYDHIVEKLTALGADIKMIEED, via the coding sequence ATGAAAAAGATTGTCATTAATGGAAACAAGCCATTAAAGGGTACAGTAAATATAAGTGGAGCTAAAAATAGTACCGTTGCCTTGATTCCTGCATCCATATTAGCAGATTCTATGGTGACGTTAGAAGGGATACCTAATATTCAAGACGTTCATTCTTTGATTGATATTCTACGAGATTTTAATGTAGAAGTAACCTTTCAAGAAGAAGAAGGAGTCATGACTATTGACCCTACGAACATGATTTCCATCCCGATGCCAACTGGAAAAATAAAAAAATTACGTGCTTCTTACTACTTTATGGGAGCTGTTTTATCTAAGTTTGGTGAAGGTGTTATTGGAATGCCGGGTGGATGTTACTTAGGACCAAGACCCATCGATCAACATATTAAAGGATTTGAAGCACTAGGAGCGGAAGTTCGTAATGAACTGGGTGCGATTTATCTTTCTGCACCGGCAGAAGGATTGACTGGAAATCGAATTTATTTAGATGTAATCTCTATTGGAGCAACAATCAATACTATTCTGGCTGCTGTACGAGCAAAAGGCAGAACGGTCATCGAAAATGTTGCCAAAGAACCTGAAATTATAGATGTATGCACACTTCTTAACAATATGGGAGCAAAAATTCGTGGAGCTGGTACCGATATCATCCGTGTAGATGGCGTAGATCAACTACATGGTTGTAGGCACACTGTTATTCCTGATCGTATTGAAGCGGGAACCTACTTATCTATAGCGGCTGCTGCAGGTGAAGAAGTATTAGTGAAAAATGTGATTGTCGAACATATTGAAGGTCTCATTGCGAAAATGGAAGAAATGGGAGTCGATATGGAAATTGGTGAGGATAGTGTTCTCATCAAAAAATCTGATAATTTAAAGATGGTTCATATCAAAGCACTCCCTTATCCAGGATTTGCAACAGATCTTCAACAACCACTGACCCCCCTACTTTTGAAAGCTCATGGCGATGGAACGATTATTGATACGATTTATCCCAAAAGAGTAAATCACATTCCTGAGTTACGTCGAATGGGCGCAAACATAAAAGTGGAAAGTGACACGATTTTCCTAAGTGGTCCGAATGAGTTAACCGGTGTTGAGGTTACTGCTAGTGATTTGCGAGCAGGTGCTTGTTTAGTTATTGCAGGATTAATGGCAAAAGGAACAACTACGATCACTGGTGTCGAGAATATTTTACGAGGGTATGACCATATCGTTGAGAAATTAACAGCTCTTGGAGCCGACATAAAAATGATAGAAGAAGATTAA
- a CDS encoding AAC(3) family N-acetyltransferase, with translation MYTKDDLKKQLKNLEINPKGTIFIHSSFKSMGEIPGGPDIVLDAFSEYMKEGLLVLPSHTWSQVNETVPFFNVDQMPTNVGILTELFRQRKHVIRSLHPTHSVAALGEDAKEFTSGEEKMDTPCSRKSVYGKLLDREAKILLIGVDLKRNTFIHGIEEWLDIPNRMTDSYELLYTVLSDGTTLPVPSRRHTESWSQFYSKADDLLLETNAMYIGKLGDAEVRICDTKRMTEVLTVLLKIDSAIFSDDKPLSGKVKMQVLKDLNQ, from the coding sequence ATGTACACAAAAGATGATTTGAAAAAACAACTGAAAAATTTAGAGATTAATCCCAAGGGAACTATATTTATTCACTCTTCTTTTAAAAGTATGGGGGAAATTCCAGGAGGACCTGATATAGTTTTAGATGCTTTTTCAGAATATATGAAAGAAGGGTTGTTAGTTCTTCCTTCTCATACGTGGTCTCAAGTTAATGAAACTGTTCCCTTTTTTAATGTAGATCAAATGCCAACAAATGTTGGTATTTTAACAGAATTATTCCGACAGCGTAAACATGTAATTCGCTCTTTGCATCCTACTCACTCTGTAGCAGCGTTAGGTGAGGATGCAAAGGAGTTTACTAGTGGAGAAGAAAAAATGGATACACCTTGCTCGCGAAAATCAGTATATGGAAAATTATTAGATCGAGAAGCGAAAATTCTATTGATTGGTGTAGATTTAAAAAGAAATACATTCATTCATGGAATAGAAGAGTGGTTAGATATTCCAAATAGAATGACCGATTCTTATGAATTACTTTACACAGTGTTGTCGGATGGTACAACTCTGCCTGTACCTTCTAGAAGACACACTGAATCATGGTCGCAATTCTACTCTAAGGCTGATGATTTATTACTAGAAACAAATGCGATGTACATAGGTAAACTAGGAGATGCTGAAGTGAGGATATGTGATACAAAACGAATGACAGAAGTTCTGACAGTTTTACTAAAAATAGATTCAGCTATCTTTTCAGATGATAAACCTTTAAGTGGAAAAGTAAAAATGCAAGTGTTAAAAGACCTAAATCAATGA
- a CDS encoding ankyrin repeat domain-containing protein — translation MSHLDEKLMQETEKGNVEEVKELLKQGADVKFQDEKGRTPLMSATQQNNIPLAKALIDAGSDVNQRDNMMLTPWICAAANGFYEILELGASHADVKLANRFGGTALLPSSEKGFLKAVDVAIKAGVPVNHINDLGWTALQEAVVLGDGGSLYRLILKMLMNEGADPTTLDHDDKTAIDWAKEYGQKDVLAILEDTYDKEQPEEKAITNILRLLSEDDFDTALNEAEKGLEEYKTVTFYFLKGYLLTLQKKYEEGIAVYEEGMKADNNNPEFYFYIANALREQKKVDEALAAYQKAIDTDEKYFYFRYHLSNYLRELGRHEQAIREMDTLLDQNPGRYDYLFHKANSLRVLGKGEEADHLLANAKKSNHKEGGAE, via the coding sequence ATGTCTCATTTAGATGAGAAACTGATGCAAGAAACGGAAAAAGGAAATGTTGAAGAAGTAAAAGAATTGTTAAAACAGGGAGCAGACGTGAAATTTCAAGATGAAAAAGGTCGTACACCTTTAATGTCTGCCACTCAACAAAATAATATCCCTCTAGCAAAAGCTTTGATTGATGCTGGAAGTGACGTAAATCAAAGAGACAACATGATGTTAACACCTTGGATATGTGCAGCAGCTAACGGATTTTATGAGATTTTAGAATTAGGTGCAAGTCATGCTGATGTAAAACTGGCAAACCGCTTCGGCGGTACTGCCTTGCTTCCTAGTAGTGAAAAAGGATTTTTAAAAGCAGTGGATGTAGCTATTAAAGCAGGCGTTCCTGTAAATCATATTAATGATCTTGGATGGACCGCACTTCAAGAAGCAGTTGTATTAGGTGATGGAGGTAGTCTTTACCGCTTAATTCTGAAGATGCTTATGAATGAAGGAGCAGATCCAACAACATTGGATCATGATGATAAAACAGCAATTGATTGGGCAAAAGAATACGGTCAAAAAGATGTGTTGGCTATTTTGGAAGATACGTACGATAAAGAACAACCAGAAGAAAAAGCTATTACAAATATTTTAAGACTTCTATCTGAAGATGATTTTGATACAGCATTGAATGAAGCAGAAAAAGGTTTAGAAGAATATAAGACAGTTACTTTCTACTTCTTGAAAGGCTACCTTCTTACTTTACAGAAAAAATATGAAGAGGGGATTGCCGTTTATGAAGAAGGAATGAAAGCAGACAACAACAATCCTGAATTTTATTTCTATATAGCAAATGCTTTACGTGAACAGAAAAAAGTGGATGAAGCTTTAGCTGCGTATCAAAAAGCGATTGATACCGACGAAAAATATTTCTACTTCCGCTACCATCTTTCAAACTATTTACGTGAACTAGGTAGACATGAACAAGCAATCCGTGAGATGGATACATTGTTAGATCAGAATCCAGGTAGATATGACTACTTATTCCATAAAGCGAATAGTTTACGAGTTTTAGGAAAAGGTGAAGAGGCTGACCATTTATTAGCAAACGCAAAAAAGAGTAACCATAAAGAAGGAGGAGCAGAATGA
- the rho gene encoding transcription termination factor Rho codes for MESMLSLSELEQKTLKEIYTYARDHKIPYYSQMSKKELAHAIVRAEEEKQGFFRTEGVLDIISQEGYGFLRPINYSPSQEDIYISSSQIRRFDLRNGDKVGGKARPPKASERYYGLMQVETVNGKNPDEAKERAHFPGLTPIYPDKKITLETTKNELSARMIDLVSPIGFGQRGMIVAPPKAGKTTLMKDIANGITTNYPEVELIMLLIDERPEEVTDIERSVKGDVVYSTFDQQPSNHVRVAELVLERAMRLVEDKRDVVILMDSVTRLARAYNLVIPPSGRTLSGGIDPAALYRPKRFFGAARNIEDGGSLTILATALVDTGSRMDEVIFEEFKGTGNMELVLSRDLSERRIYPSIDIKKSGTRREELLMSSKEMDAIWKLRKTMGRDTLEYTEEFLKQLRTTETNSDFVNRISLMR; via the coding sequence ATGGAAAGTATGCTTAGTCTTAGTGAATTAGAACAAAAGACATTAAAAGAAATTTATACATATGCACGTGATCATAAAATCCCTTATTATAGCCAAATGAGTAAGAAAGAGTTAGCTCATGCGATTGTTCGAGCTGAAGAAGAAAAACAAGGCTTTTTTAGAACGGAAGGCGTTCTCGATATCATTTCTCAAGAAGGATATGGTTTTTTACGTCCAATCAATTATTCCCCGAGTCAAGAAGATATTTACATATCCTCTTCTCAAATTCGTAGATTTGATTTACGAAATGGAGATAAAGTAGGAGGGAAAGCACGTCCTCCAAAAGCATCAGAACGGTATTATGGCTTAATGCAAGTAGAAACGGTAAACGGAAAAAATCCTGATGAGGCTAAAGAACGAGCACATTTCCCTGGACTAACACCTATCTATCCAGATAAAAAAATTACGCTAGAAACAACGAAAAATGAATTATCTGCTAGAATGATTGATTTAGTTTCTCCAATCGGTTTTGGTCAACGGGGAATGATCGTTGCTCCGCCAAAAGCTGGGAAAACGACTTTGATGAAAGATATTGCCAATGGTATTACAACGAACTATCCAGAAGTAGAATTGATTATGCTCTTAATTGATGAACGTCCCGAAGAAGTAACGGACATTGAAAGAAGTGTGAAGGGGGATGTTGTTTATTCTACCTTTGACCAACAACCTTCTAATCATGTACGAGTGGCGGAATTAGTTCTAGAGCGAGCGATGCGCTTGGTAGAAGACAAACGTGATGTAGTCATCTTGATGGATAGTGTTACTCGTCTGGCAAGAGCTTATAACTTAGTGATTCCACCAAGTGGACGTACATTGAGCGGTGGAATTGATCCGGCAGCTCTTTACCGACCAAAACGCTTCTTTGGGGCAGCTCGAAACATTGAAGATGGCGGAAGCTTAACCATTCTTGCAACAGCCTTGGTTGATACAGGAAGTCGTATGGATGAAGTAATCTTTGAAGAATTTAAGGGAACGGGGAATATGGAACTAGTTCTTTCCCGTGATCTATCTGAAAGACGGATTTATCCATCAATCGATATTAAAAAATCAGGAACTCGTCGAGAAGAATTGTTAATGTCTTCCAAAGAAATGGATGCCATTTGGAAACTTCGTAAAACAATGGGTAGAGATACGTTGGAATATACCGAAGAGTTCTTGAAACAGTTACGCACTACCGAGACCAATTCGGATTTTGTAAACCGAATTTCTTTAATGCGATAA
- a CDS encoding HD domain-containing protein, with amino-acid sequence MELFHENELLPKEKVFRDPVHGYIHVQHRVILDLINTKEFQRLRRIKQLGTSSFTFHGAEHSRFNHSLGVYEITRRICDKFERNYPTTSPDDGLWDDRERLVTLCAALLHDLGHGPFSHTFEKIFNTDHEEVTIDIITSPDTEVHAVLKGVSSDFPNQVAAVIAKTYPNPQVIQLISSQIDADRMDYLLRDAYYSGVTYGMFDLTRILRVIRPYANGITFDFSGMHAIEDYIVSRYQMYMQVYFHPVSRGMEVVLYHLMRRAKDIYMDEKIELKNTASFLEPFFNQSWTLKDYLRLDDGVLTTYFNHWIDEADPTLSDLAGRFLNRKPFKSVRFERDTDWETVQALQSLIEEMGYNPDYYTSVNNSFDLPYDLYRPHQSGSRTQIELMQKNQTFIELSQVSPIVSSLTGKVKGDERLFFPREITHGFSLEDVNLFENLTKKFQSYIENDEIISRPTHK; translated from the coding sequence ATGGAACTCTTTCATGAAAATGAATTATTACCTAAAGAAAAAGTATTTCGAGATCCTGTTCATGGATATATTCACGTTCAACACCGTGTTATTTTAGATTTAATCAATACAAAAGAGTTTCAAAGATTGCGTCGTATCAAACAATTAGGAACTTCATCTTTTACTTTTCATGGCGCAGAACATTCTCGCTTTAATCATTCCTTAGGTGTTTACGAAATTACTAGAAGAATTTGTGATAAATTTGAACGGAATTATCCTACCACTTCCCCTGATGATGGCCTATGGGATGACCGAGAACGTTTAGTAACTCTTTGTGCAGCACTTTTGCACGATCTTGGACATGGTCCTTTTTCTCACACCTTCGAAAAAATTTTTAATACCGATCACGAAGAGGTTACCATTGATATAATCACTTCACCAGATACAGAGGTCCATGCTGTTCTAAAGGGAGTTTCAAGTGATTTTCCTAATCAAGTTGCGGCTGTTATCGCTAAAACGTATCCCAATCCACAAGTGATTCAACTCATCTCTAGTCAAATCGATGCTGATCGAATGGATTACTTGTTACGGGATGCTTATTATTCTGGCGTTACTTACGGAATGTTTGATTTAACCCGAATTTTGCGTGTGATTCGTCCGTACGCGAACGGAATTACTTTTGACTTTTCTGGAATGCATGCGATTGAGGATTACATTGTCAGTCGCTATCAAATGTATATGCAAGTTTACTTCCACCCTGTATCTCGCGGTATGGAAGTGGTCTTGTATCACTTAATGCGACGTGCTAAAGACATTTATATGGATGAAAAAATTGAATTAAAAAATACAGCCTCTTTTCTAGAACCTTTTTTTAATCAAAGCTGGACTTTAAAAGACTATTTACGCTTGGATGATGGAGTTTTAACTACCTATTTTAATCATTGGATTGATGAAGCAGATCCTACTCTCAGTGACTTAGCTGGTAGATTTTTAAATCGAAAACCATTCAAAAGTGTCCGTTTTGAACGCGATACAGATTGGGAAACGGTCCAAGCCTTACAATCTTTAATAGAAGAAATGGGGTATAATCCTGATTACTATACTTCTGTTAATAATAGCTTTGATTTACCCTATGATCTGTATCGCCCTCATCAATCAGGGAGTCGAACCCAAATTGAATTGATGCAAAAAAATCAGACCTTTATAGAGCTTTCTCAAGTGAGTCCGATTGTATCTTCCTTAACCGGAAAAGTTAAAGGGGATGAGCGTCTATTTTTCCCTCGAGAAATTACACATGGATTTTCTTTAGAAGATGTAAATCTTTTTGAAAATCTCACAAAAAAATTTCAATCTTACATTGAGAATGATGAAATTATTTCTCGACCCACTCACAAATAA